The DNA sequence CAATGTCGCTGCTTATGCCAATATGTACAATGTTCGCACGGCGTGGCATGGGCCTGGCGATACATCACCTGTCGGTCACGCGGCCAATTTGCACCTGGATCTGTGGGCACCCAATTTCGGTATTCAGGAGTGGTGCCGTTTCAACGATCTCGTCTATGATATTTTTCCCGGTTTGCCCGAGGTGCGCGAGGGATATATGTATCCCAATGATGATCCCGGTCTGGGCATTGATATCGACGAGGATCTCGCTGCAAAATATCCGCCCGAAGATGAGATTATTCAGTGGACGCAAACGCGGGCGCCAGATGGATCGCCCATGCGGCCGTGATGAAGACACAGGAGAATTTTATGAATACCCATTCATCCCCATCGGATCTCAGAATTACCGATATGCGCGTTGTTAATCTTTCCGGTGTACCTATGCGTTCTACGCTCATTCGCCTGGATACCAATCAGGGTATTTATGGGTTGGGAGAGGTGCGCGATGGGGCCAGTCATATTTACGCTTTGCAACTGAAGCGCCAGCTTTTGGGTGAAAATCCCTGTAATGTGGATAAGCTGTTTCGCAAGATTAAACAGTTCGGGTGGCATGCGCGGCAGGGGGGCGGTGTGTGCGGTGTGGAGATGGCGTTGATGGATCTGGCGGGTAAGGCTTATGGCGTGCCCTGTTATCAGCTCGCAGGTGGGAAATTCCGCGATCAGATCCGCATTTATTGCGATACTCACACAACGCCGAATCCCGAAGAGATGGGCAATCGCTTGAAGGCGCGCATGGAGCAGGGGTTTACTTTTTTGAAGATGGATATTGGTGTGCGTTTGCTCAAAGATATTCCGGGTACGGTGTCTTCCCCTGCGGGCATGCTGGAAACTACGCAGGTTATGCATCCTTTTACGGGTATTCAGTTTACCGATAAGGGGATTGATGTTCTCGTTCAATATGTGGGCGTTGTGCGCGATATTGTGGGGTATGAGATTCCTCTGGCTGCGGATCACTTCGGGCATATCAATGTGGAGTCGTGTATTCGCCTTGCGCGCGCACTCGAGCGATTCAATCTCGCATGGCTGGAAGATATGATTCCATGGCAACTGACCGATCAATGGGCGCGCCTCAAGAACGCAACTGCGACCCCGGTTTGCACGGGTGAAGATATTTATCTTCTGGAACATTTCAAGCCGCTGATCGACAATAAAGCCGTTTCCATTATTCACCCGGATCTCGCTACATCGGGAGGGATTCTCGAAACTAAGCGGATTGGGGATTACGCGGAGGAACACGGTATTGCGATGGCTCTGCATATGGCGGCGACACCAATTGCGACGATGGCGAGCGTGCATTGCGCGGCTGCGACAAATAATTTTCTGGTTCTGGAATGCCACGCCGTTGATTATCCACCGTGGAATACGCTCGTTACGGGTTTGCCCAATCCCATTGTTCAAAATGGTTATATTCAGGTGCCCGACGCGCCCGGACTCGGCGTTGATTTGAATGAGGAAGCGATTAAAGAACATATCAATCCCAATTTGCCGGGCTATTTTGAACCGACAGATGCGTGGGATGAAGAACAGGTGAATGACAGGCTGTGGAGTTGATCCGCAGATGGACGCAGATGGACGCAGATGGACGCAGATGGACGCAGATGAACAAAAAAGGGGCAGGGTGGGGCTGACTGCTGATAACTAATAACTGAAAGGAGCGATAAGATGCCTAATATTGGTATTATTGGCGCAGAGAATAGCCATACTGTGGCGATTGCAAAGACGATCAATATTGATCAACTGGTGTCCGGTTTTAGTGTTACCCATGTTTGGGGAGAGACGCCGGACGATGCGAAAGATGCACAGGAGCGGGGCCTGATTCCCAATATTGTGGAGGAACCCGAAGATCTGATCGGAGAGGTTGACGCGGCTATTGTGGATCATCGCCATCCCAAATATCACCTGCCTGCGGTGCGTCCATTGCTGGAAGCCAAAATTCCTCTTTTTGTCGATAAGCCGTTTTGCTATCGTCTCGACGAAGGCAAAGAATTTCTGGCTCGAGCGCGTGAACTCAATGTGCCTGTGTGTTCTTTTTCGGTTTTGCCCAAGCAGGCGTCTTTCGCGCAGTTGCAAGAAGATGTCCGAGAACTCGGGCGCATTATTTCAGTTGTTTCGACGGGGCCTTGCGATATTGATTCTGAATATGGCGGTGTCTTTTTTTATGGGATTCATCAGGTCGATATGGTCGTGCGCTTGCTCGATCAGGATATTACGCATGTACAGCTCAATCGCGGGAGGCAAAATCACACTGCGACGGTTTATTCTGCGAGTGGCGCAATTTCGACGATGAATCTCGTTGGTGAAGGTCGTGTGGGGTTCCACGTTTCCGTGATTGGGGAAAAGGGGCGCACCGATCGCGTGATCGGATACGATGAGAATACGTATCTCACGGGTGTTCTCGATTTTTGTCGTATGTTCAGTACGGGGGAGACAGATGAAACCGATAGTTCGATGCTCACGCCCGTTGCTGTGCTCGAGGCGCTCGAGAAGTCGCAGGAGTCGGAGGAGAAGTGTGAAGTGCGAAAATTAAGCCGTAGGAGCGGCATCCCTGCCGCAAATGCCACTATCCGATAGAAGTTTATCCTGATCAATGGAGGTTTTTAATGATCGGTGTTCTTACGCACCACTGGGCTAAAGATGAGTGTGTTGATGAGGCTCGCGATCTTTTGAATCGCAATGGTATTGCCCAGAGTCAGGCTCCCGGATTTGTCAGCCGTCAGACGCTTCACAGTCTCGCCGACGAGACGAAGATTACGACGCTGGTTATTTGGGAGAATGAAGATATCTACGAGGGCTGGCGCGCCAGTCCCGAGCGGGAAGCCGTTATGAGTGGCGCAAGTGATCTCTGGTCACAGCCGACTGAGTCCGAGCGATTTGAAGTTGTACATCGCTTGTCCAGAGTATAGAGAATTTATTAGAGGTAAACTATGAGTAAAATCCTCGTTACGGGTGCTACGGGGCGTTTGGGCGCGAATGTGGTCAGGCAGTTGGTTGAGCGTGGGGATGATGTTCGCGCGCTGATCCTTCCCGATGATCCCAAGAAGTTCAAGCTCGATCCATTTGATATTGAGAAGATCGAAGGCGACCTCAGAGATGCGGCGTTGTGTCGCAGTATTGTGGATGGTGTAGATACAGTTGTTCATACGGCAAATATTCTGGGCCCACCGCGCGGTATGGATAATCAGACGTTTTACGAGATTAATGTTACGGGTACGTACAATCTTTTTGAAGCGGCAGCACCATTTGCCGATAAACTCCACAGGTTTGTCCATGTCAGCACCGACGCGGTTTATCCGATGGGCAATCAGCATATTCCGCCCTGTTATCAGCCGGTGAATGAAATCCATCCCAAACGCCCGAGTGGACTTTATGGCACGCTGAAATATATCAACGAAGCGATGGCAGAAGGCTATATGAATGGACACGGTCTCCAATTGTCCATTATTCGCCCTTCTGGCATGTTTGCGGGCAAAGAGGTGCTGGGGCGTTGGAATGTTCAGTTTGTGGCAGGGCGCATCCGCGATGCCGTGAATAATCCGGAAAGTGGTATTTACCATCCGGATGGCGCGGCTATTGCACGGGATATGCTCGACCGCGCCGAGCGTCCCGACCAACCATGTGCTGTCACCGATCGCGAGGGTCGTCCGTGGATGTGGTCGCCTTCTGATGCACGCGATACTGCGCGGGCGTGTATTTGCGCGCTCGACCATCCCGCGGCTGTTGGCGAGGCGTTCAATGCGCCGATTTACCGGCCGCTCGCTTTTCCCGAGGTTGCAGAGTATCTCGCGGGGATAACGGGTGTTCCTCTTTTTGAAGTTGAGGTTCCCATGCAGTGGGTCTATTGGTCTGACAATAGTAAGGCGCGCACACTCATTGGATACGAACCGCAGTGTACGCTTGAAAATATCTTTGATACCGCGCTCGCCGATCAAGCCGGTGAAGCCACGGATGTGATTTCGGCGTGAAGAACAGGAGTTTCTATGTCTGATAAGCCCAATATTCTGATTATTATGTCTGATGAGCATGCTCCTCAATACAGCAGTATTCACGGGCATTCACTGGTGCAATCGCCCAATATGGAGCGTTTGGCCGATATGGGTGTTACGTTTGATAATGCGTATTGCAATTCGCCGATTTGCGGTCCGTCTCGGATGTCATTTATGACGGGGCGTTATATCAATCGCATTGGTACTTATGACAATGGTTTTCCCATGGCGTCGGATACGGTTACGTGGGCGCATCGCTTGCGAAATGTCGGTTACGATGTTGTGATATCGGGTAAGCAGCACTTTTGTGGTCTCGATCAATTGCACGGTTTTCGCACACAACTCGCGCGCGATTTGCATGCGGAATTGTGGACAAAAAACGGTGTCCCACGCGGCGAGGGCAATTGGGATGCGGGGGTTGTTGAGGCGAAAAAGCCATGGAATGGTATTGCACAAGCGGGGCCAGGTACAACGACTGAGATACAGGTTGATGATCAGGTTGAAGAGGCTGCTCTCGCATATATCAAAGATCCCGCTCGCAAAGAACAGCCCTGGTGTATCAATGTGGGGTTTATTGCGCCTCATTTTCCGCTTGTGGTTCCGCGGCGGTTTTGGGACATGTATCCGCGGGATCAAATTGATATGCCCGAAATTCCCGAAGGCCATCTGGAAAACATGCACCCGGTTTACAAACGTCTGCGCCTGATGTTTGGTATGACCGACTTTTCCGAAGAACTCGTGCGGAGGGGACGCTCGGGTTATTACGGACTTATCACGTATTTGGACGAAAAAATAGGCCGGCTCATCGATGCGCTCGAAGAAACCGGTCAGCTTGAAAATACCATTATCGTGCATACTTCAGATCACGGGGAAATGAATGGTGAGCACGGCATGTGGCGCAAATCAAATATGTATGAGGCGTCTTCTCGTGTGCCTCTTCAGATTGTTTGGCCCGGTCATATTCCGGGTGGTTTGCGCGTGGCGCAAAATGTTTCACTCGTTGATCTCGTGGCTACCATAATTGAAGCCGCTGGCGCTTCGATGGATATTGCGCCTCTGGATGGGGATAGCCTTTTGCCGCTGATCAATGGTGAGACTGAGACGTGGAAGGACGAAGCCTTTTGCGAATACCTCGCACACGGTGTTATCCATCCCGTGGGTATGCTCAAGAAGGGCGATTACAAACTCAATATGAGCCCGGGAGATCCGCTTGAGTTGTTCAATATTGCAGAAGATCCGAATGAGTTTAACGATCTGTCAGAGTCGGCACAACACCGAGAAATACGCGATGCCATGCGCGACCGGCTATTGGAAATTTGGGGCGATCCAGAAGGTATTGAACAACAGGTGCTCAAAAGTCAAAGGGAGAGGCGGTTTATTACGGCGGCGAGTGGGGGGAGATGAGGGTAGGTCATTTTTCGCTTTTCAACATCCCTACATTGATC is a window from the Gemmatimonadota bacterium genome containing:
- a CDS encoding NAD(P)-dependent oxidoreductase — its product is MSKILVTGATGRLGANVVRQLVERGDDVRALILPDDPKKFKLDPFDIEKIEGDLRDAALCRSIVDGVDTVVHTANILGPPRGMDNQTFYEINVTGTYNLFEAAAPFADKLHRFVHVSTDAVYPMGNQHIPPCYQPVNEIHPKRPSGLYGTLKYINEAMAEGYMNGHGLQLSIIRPSGMFAGKEVLGRWNVQFVAGRIRDAVNNPESGIYHPDGAAIARDMLDRAERPDQPCAVTDREGRPWMWSPSDARDTARACICALDHPAAVGEAFNAPIYRPLAFPEVAEYLAGITGVPLFEVEVPMQWVYWSDNSKARTLIGYEPQCTLENIFDTALADQAGEATDVISA
- a CDS encoding Gfo/Idh/MocA family oxidoreductase, which gives rise to MPNIGIIGAENSHTVAIAKTINIDQLVSGFSVTHVWGETPDDAKDAQERGLIPNIVEEPEDLIGEVDAAIVDHRHPKYHLPAVRPLLEAKIPLFVDKPFCYRLDEGKEFLARARELNVPVCSFSVLPKQASFAQLQEDVRELGRIISVVSTGPCDIDSEYGGVFFYGIHQVDMVVRLLDQDITHVQLNRGRQNHTATVYSASGAISTMNLVGEGRVGFHVSVIGEKGRTDRVIGYDENTYLTGVLDFCRMFSTGETDETDSSMLTPVAVLEALEKSQESEEKCEVRKLSRRSGIPAANATIR
- a CDS encoding mandelate racemase/muconate lactonizing enzyme family protein is translated as MKTQENFMNTHSSPSDLRITDMRVVNLSGVPMRSTLIRLDTNQGIYGLGEVRDGASHIYALQLKRQLLGENPCNVDKLFRKIKQFGWHARQGGGVCGVEMALMDLAGKAYGVPCYQLAGGKFRDQIRIYCDTHTTPNPEEMGNRLKARMEQGFTFLKMDIGVRLLKDIPGTVSSPAGMLETTQVMHPFTGIQFTDKGIDVLVQYVGVVRDIVGYEIPLAADHFGHINVESCIRLARALERFNLAWLEDMIPWQLTDQWARLKNATATPVCTGEDIYLLEHFKPLIDNKAVSIIHPDLATSGGILETKRIGDYAEEHGIAMALHMAATPIATMASVHCAAATNNFLVLECHAVDYPPWNTLVTGLPNPIVQNGYIQVPDAPGLGVDLNEEAIKEHINPNLPGYFEPTDAWDEEQVNDRLWS
- a CDS encoding antibiotic biosynthesis monooxygenase, producing the protein MIGVLTHHWAKDECVDEARDLLNRNGIAQSQAPGFVSRQTLHSLADETKITTLVIWENEDIYEGWRASPEREAVMSGASDLWSQPTESERFEVVHRLSRV
- a CDS encoding sulfatase-like hydrolase/transferase — its product is MSDKPNILIIMSDEHAPQYSSIHGHSLVQSPNMERLADMGVTFDNAYCNSPICGPSRMSFMTGRYINRIGTYDNGFPMASDTVTWAHRLRNVGYDVVISGKQHFCGLDQLHGFRTQLARDLHAELWTKNGVPRGEGNWDAGVVEAKKPWNGIAQAGPGTTTEIQVDDQVEEAALAYIKDPARKEQPWCINVGFIAPHFPLVVPRRFWDMYPRDQIDMPEIPEGHLENMHPVYKRLRLMFGMTDFSEELVRRGRSGYYGLITYLDEKIGRLIDALEETGQLENTIIVHTSDHGEMNGEHGMWRKSNMYEASSRVPLQIVWPGHIPGGLRVAQNVSLVDLVATIIEAAGASMDIAPLDGDSLLPLINGETETWKDEAFCEYLAHGVIHPVGMLKKGDYKLNMSPGDPLELFNIAEDPNEFNDLSESAQHREIRDAMRDRLLEIWGDPEGIEQQVLKSQRERRFITAASGGR